TGATAGGCGAGCAATGACTGCCTCGCGAACAGCGCCACTTGGGGAAGCCGCTTTGAACGGGAAAGTGATATTTCCTCCGCGGCGGCATCCTGATTGGCAGCGGCAATTTGAACCCTTCTGCCCCTGGAAGTGACGATCCCCAGCCCCTCCTGGAGCGTCAGTGCATGGCCGGTGCCTGGAACGGTCCACGGCAGCAGCAAAACCAACAGTAAAATCAGCAATGAGCGTCTCATGTCAGCCTCTTCCTACTCCTTATTGTCCTGCACGATAATTCCGTTCATGAAGATGTCCACGAAATCCTTGACGGTCCCGGCGACCTCCATGGGCGGAAGTTCCCGTCCCCTTATGATGCACTCCACCACAAAGTGGGAAAAAAGCGTTCGCAGAAATATCCTCGCCGCCGTGCCTGAATCCAATTGCCGCATCTTCCCTTCAGCCCTCAGGCCCTCAAGATACCCCTCAACGGCCTTTTCCATGTCCCTGACGAATCGCATGTGAACACGCCGCACCTTTTCGGGGTAGGTGTTGAATTCGGAGAGGATGATCCTGACCATCCTTTTCCTCTCCTTGAGAGTCTCGACATATTGGATTCCGATGGTCTCCAGAGCTTCCCGGCAAGACATTCCCTGAACCTCTTCCAGGAGGTGGATGAGCCGGGGAAGAAATGTACGGGAATTTAAGACCTCCTCGAAAAGCGCTTCCTTCTTTCCAAAATGCCGGAACAGTGTAAGCTCCGAGACCTCGGCCAGGTTGGCTATCTCACGGGTAGAGGCGCCGAGATATCCTTTTTCGGATATCAGTTCCAGTGTTGCCTCGATGAGTTTTTCCTTTGTATCGGACTTCTCAGCCATATTAAGTATTTCTGCCTGTTCCGGTTCCAATGTAGATAGGGTCGCAAAAAACCATTAATGTAAGTAAGCGCTTACATAATAGGCGGAGGGAGAAAATTGTCAAGCCGGTTGGGACAGGAAAAACGGGCCTGCCGTGACGGCCGTGTGAGGATTATGATATAGTTCTCACGGTGCCACTTGCCGAAGGCAGCCCTTGCGGCAGTTGAGGGAGACCGTGTGGGAGACACGGTGGAGATGAAGATCGGCAGGACACCGTCAAGGAGGTCGGGATGGGGAAAACAGCGTTGGTACTTAGCGGCGGGGGCGCCAAGGGCGCCTTCCAGGTAGCAGCGGAAAAGTACGCCAGGGAGGAACACGGCTACCACTGGGACATCATCGCGGGCGTTTCGGTGGGAGCTCTCAACGGGGCCATGCTGGCCATGGAGAAATTCGACCAGCTCGATCAGCTCTGGAAAACCCTCTCGAACAGGTGCGTTTATACGGGGAAGTGGAACTTATGGGCGGCCATCCGGCTCCTGTTTGGAGCCAAATCCATCTATGGCAACGAACCCCTTCGGGAGATCATCGAAAGAGAGGTCGAGCCTGACAAAATCAAGGCGGACCTGCGTGTGGGCGCGGTTTCCCTCAGCAACGGAAACTACACCATATACCGTAAGGACGATCCCAATCTCAAACATGCCATCCTGGCTTCCACTGTCATGCCTATTATCTGGCCCCCGCAGCATGTATCTGCAGAATGTCAGTACATGGTCGATGGGTCCCTGAGGAGGTTCAGCCCTATCGGTGATGTTCTTGACACGGATCCTGACGAGGTGGTTATCATCAGCTGCAGGCCTCAAAAGCCCGGCATTATTGACAAACCGTTCAAAAACATCCTGGATATCGGGATCCGGACCTACGACATCGCATCCGACGAAATCGTCTCCGGGGACATCGCGGAGTTCCTGCACATTAACAGAAACGTCCGTGAGGCAGCCAACGGCGGGGTAACCCTTCACAACGTCAAGGGCAAAGAGTACAGGGAGTACCGGTGCCGGATCATTGAACCCGTGGAGTCGCTTGGCAGCATGATGGACTTTTCCCACGATGCGATCAAACGATCCATGAAAATCGGCAGGGAGAGGGCAAAAGAGATCCTCGGTTAACCTCGTCAATCAAAGGGCCGCCTTTTGGAACATGCCGCAAATAATTTCCTGACGGGGTTGAGCCAGCATGCTCTTCTCGTCTACATCTTTATCTTCGTCGTAGCTTTTTCAGAATCGTTCGCCTTTGTCGGCCTCTTCGTCCCCGGCGCCGTTTTCGCGGTTACCGCCGGGTTCCTCGCCGCGAGGGGGTTATTCGACTTCCAGGCCCTGGCCCTGGCCGGAGCGGCGGGCGCCGTTCTGGCAGACCTCGCCAGTTATTACCTGGCCCGTTTCTATGGATCGAGAATCACCGGAGGAAAACTCTACGTAAAATATCAACCATACCTGGAGAGGGGAAACAGGTTTATAGAAAAACACGGCGGCAAGAGCGTCTTCTTCGGACGATTTGTAGGCTTCATTCGCCCCGTAGTCCCATTCCTGGCCGGCCTGCTGAAGATGAATTCGGTCAAATTCACCATCTACGCCACTGTGAGCGGGATCCTGTGGGCCTACCTCTATATAGGCGCCGGGTACCTTTTCGGTGAAAGCTGGAAGGTGGTGGAGGCCTGGACAGGCAAATTAAGCATCCTTCTCCTTTTGATCGTTATTATCCTTTATTTGGCAAGGCACGTTGCCAGGCTGACGGGAAGGAAGTTGGCAGGTGCCGGAAGTTTTCTTGGTTCAGTTGTGGGTAGTGTGGCGGCTTCGCTTTCGGAAAATCCGTATGTTTCCGGTTTTTCGTCCCGCCATCCCTCGCTTGCCGGGTTTTTCAAACGACGATTTGACAAGAACAGTGCTTCGGGCATCCTTCTGACCACCGGTTTCCTGGTTACAGCCTTTTTTTTCTATCTCTTTATCGCCGTGGTTGAGGACGTTGTTTTTCACGACCCGTTGACCAGCCTTGACAGGACCATCTTCTACGCCCTGCAGGGTGTCCATTCACGGTTCGCCGACGAGTTCTTCGTCTTTATCACCACCATGGGAAGCTCGGTGCCGGTCATGATCTCCTTTCTGGTAATTCTGGGTATCCTGGCAGTCAATCGAAAAAGGCTGGAAGCATTTTTCTTCGCATTCAACTTCATCGGTGGCGTGGTTTTTCTCATGGCCATGAAGTATCTCTTCCAGAGACCGCGCCCGGAAGCTATTTATCAGTTCTTCAGTGAAACGACTCCATCCTTCCCAAGCGGGCACACTTTCATTGCCACGGCGGTACTGGGGCTCGGGCTCTATTTCCTGATCCGTTTCGTGAGGACCGGCGGCGCTAGAACCGCCGCAGTCTTTTCCTATCTCCTCTTCATCTTCCTTGTGGGTCTCAGCCGTATTTACCTTGGGGTCCACTGGTTCAGCGACGTGCTGGGGGCCTGTTTCGCCGGATTCGTCTGGATCAGCATGGTGATCACCTCCTATGAATATGTTATCAAGCGCGACAGTCCAAAAAACAGGGGCGCCGATAGATCAAGGTGGATTCCAGTGGCAGTTGCCGTTCTGGCCGTATTGGGCGTGGTGGGAAATGTGTCCTACTCCATCCGAAAGACCGGTTCTATTATCAGAAATGTCCAGGTGGTCCCCCCGGTGGTCAGGAAGTTTTCCGGTGAAATGGGGAAGGTTGTAAGGAAGGAGATCCCACCCTTTACCGAGACCATTCTCGGAAACCGGGCCGCACCTATCCAGGTGGTTTTTTCAGGGGGCCCGAAATGGACCGAAGGGATTCTCAGGGCTTCCGGCTTCGTCCGTAAAGATGAGATGCGAGTGAGGGACCTTTTCGACTACCTTGTCATGACCCTGAAACAACGGATCCGGGACCCGTTGCCATCCGTCCTTTACTACTACCGCAACCGCTCCCAGGGGGGCACGTGGGTAAAATCCGGACCGGACGGCACGTACCCTGAGATGGTCATCCGTTTATGGAACGCACAGACCACGGTGAACGGGTCCCCTGTCTCGGTTGCGACGGTTGATATTGAGAAGGGCCTCTACCGGGCCCTTCCGTGGCTGGAACTTCCAATCCCCGTCTGCAACGTCTCTCTGCCGGACGCCAGGAGGGAGTTTCGAGCCTACCTTGAGAAGAGGAATGTGATATCCCCTATTCCCTCACCTCGGTCCTCTCCCCCGACGGGGAGAGGAAAAACCCGAACAGGGCTCGACATTGAGTCCCTGAAAATCATGGATTCCGTGGTGGGAAGGAATATCCTTCACCAGCAATACTACTGGGATGGGAAGATCCTGCTGGTGAGGCCCACCGGGGTTCCATGAGGCCGGCAAGCGAATGTTTGCGGCATATTTTCGGTCCGGTTCTGAAACACCCGTTCGATAATCGAACACCCCATGCGGGGACAAATCTGATCTTCGCTTCATTGCTGCATCGCGCAACACACTGATAACATTAAAATATTTCCTTTTTACCATTCACCGCTCTTCAGTGGCCCGCCTCTTGCTCTGTTGACCATCGACAGTGGGCATCAGAACCACGACCATATCAACCATATTTTCTCAGGAGGTGGGACATGAACGAGTATCAGAGCAGTGAAGTGGAGACAGACGAAAGCCGGGCCTGTCTCGTGCTGGAAGATGGAGGACGCCTGGAACTTACAGGCGATGAGATCGTCATCGGCCGGATGGATCCCCTGGAGGACATTCATCCGGATATAGATCTTGGCGCCCTGGGCGGCCTGGAAATGGGTGTCTCACGACGCCACGCCGCGATTTTCCTGGAGGACGAAAAATTCTCGCTGGAGGATCTTGGCAGCGCCAACGGAACTATTATCAATCGCGAGAGGGTCCAGGCCGGCGACAGGGTTACGCTCAACGAGGGGGACGTTATTTACCTGGGACGGTTTAAAGCCGTCTTCCAGGCATCCCACAACGATGGAGGTTCACTATGAAAGCCATAGGCAACAGGGTTGCCAGAATGTCGTTCGTCGGGTGCAGTGCGGCCCTCTGCGCAGCTTTACCCCTGGGGTTGATCCTGTCCCTCTCGCCCGGTGCATCCCTGCTGGCCGTACTTTTCGGTTTCATCGTCGGGGGCGCCCTCGCCGGTTTTCTAACGGCGTTCGATCTCCTGTGGACCCAGCGAAACGGTGAACTGGTCAATCGCGTGCTGCAAGCGGTGGCTGCGGGTTCCACGGGCGGCGCATTGGGCGCATGGCTGGGTCAGGTTCTGTTTCGTCTGTGGGGAAACCGTCTCGTGGCCGGCCCTGCCGCGGGAATTATCCTCCCTCTGTCTTTCGGAACGGCAGTCGGCTGGGGAGTGACAGGCCTTGGGGTCGGTCTGGCCATTACGCTTCCTTTCCAATCCGCCAGACCCCGTTGGCTCATCGCCGCCATCGGCGGAACGGTGGGCGGCGCGGTGGGTGGTCTGTTGATGCAGTTCCTGCAGCCGCTAATGGGTCCCGTAAGCCTGATCTTCGGCCTGCCCGTGTTTGGCGCGGCTGTTGGATTCGGCATTTCGTGGGCTGAAAGGGCGCTTTCATCCCTGCGCCTTCAGATACTCGAGGGTCCCGGGCGGGGATCGGAGTTTACCCTTGGGAAAAATACCCTCATAGGAAGCGAGGGGAAATGCACCGTCCGCCTGACCGAAGCCGGGGTGGCGCCCAGGCATGCCCGCATTTTCCGCAAGGGGAGCGGGCTTTTCTTCGAAGATCTGGGCTCATCGGCAGGAAGCGTCCTGAACGAACGCAAGGTGGCAGGCACGGCAGCCGGTGTTTCCCATGGCGACCTGATCACCATCGGCAAAACACTTCTGCGGGTCAATGCTCCCGGTCTGAAAACAGGCATGGCTTCCACCGCCTCCCTGGCAGCACTCGCGGGGCTGTGCATCATGGGCCTTTTCCCGGCTCCATCTGCCGCTTCCGGGCTGAATGCAGCTTCGGCCGGCCGGCTCGCCCGCATCACCCAGGTTGACACGTCAAGATACCCTGTCGTGGATCTTTACGCCGTGCTTCCGGGCGACCTGAGGCCAGGAAGCATCCATGGCCTGGCCGTGCTGGAGGGAAAGAAGGAAACGTCTCTTCTCGAGGTGAGGGACCTTAAAAAGGGTTCCAGGGATGCCCCGCTCTCCATCTCCATCGTCCTTGACACGAGCTCAAGCATGCGAGGCCGGAAACTGGCCGAGGCCAAGGACGCCGTATACAGGTTTTCCAGGAGCATCCCCACTGAGGCCAGGATCAACCTCATATCATTCAACGATGCCGTCCATGTAATATCGACCGGGCTTCCGGCGAGCCTCATCTACAGGAACGTCGCGGATCTCTCCGCCTCGGGACATACAGCGTTGTTCGACGGAATTGTCACGGGGTCCAACCTGATCCGCAACGAAGCCGGAAGAAAGGTGGTCATAACACTGACCGATGGCATGGCAAACAGAGGTGAAAGCTCCATGGGAGACGCGGTTGCAGCCGCTGAAAATGATGGGGTAAGCCTTCTTTTCGTAGGGCTTGGCCCGGATGCCAGACGTGTGAGATTGGGCGATATGGCCGCCAGAACAGGAGGAAGAGCGGTATTTACCTCGGATCCATCCGAGCTTTCAACCCTGTTTGAGACCTACGCTGCGGAACTTTCCAGGGAGGTGCTTGTCCGGTACCGTTCAACCATTCCGGACGCTCCTGTTGTGCCTGTGACACTACGCCTTACATCGGGGAACACTGAGTCCATTCTCAACGCACGCTACCTGTCTCCCCGGGCCTCCTTCATGGGGACATCCGGTACATCCTCCTGGGTTCTCTTTCTACTCGGATTTATCGGGCCGGTGGGGCTTCTCGCCGCTGGACGCCTTACATCCTACAATATGGCCAAGGATCCGTTTCTTCTCGTGGAGGGTTCCTCCAGAGCGACCCGTCTCATCACCAGGGTCCTTTCCAACGATGGAATGACGGTTCCGATGTCCATCGGCGGCAAGACTGTTCTCGTCAACAACCAACCCGTAAAGGGCACCCGCACCCTAAGGAGTGGAGAGGCCCTGACCTGGGGCGACACAACCATCCTGTTCAGAAAGGGTTGATGATTTGCTATAGACCATATTGCCGCTGGTTTGACCTCTTCTCCCAACTATGATAGCTAAAAAAGGGCTTTTTCCGACGTGTACGGCGCCTCTCCGGTGCCGGCACGATTCCTTCTACAGTTGGGGTTGATGCCGATGCCTATTGACGACAAAAACGACTTTTTCCCTACCCAGACCATCCCCAAAAGGAGAGGAGCAGCCAAACCGGACCGGCCGGCTAAAGCATACATGGCTGTTCTCACCGGCGCCAAGGCAGGCAGTCAGTATCCATTGTTGAACGACAGGCAGACGGTCATCGGCCGATCCCCTGGTTGTGAAATACATATCGACGACCCCGACGCGTCCCGTCGGCACGCCGCCGTTCAACCCTTCGGAAATGACTACTACCTCATGGACATGGGCAGCACAAACGGGACATTGGTTAACGGAAAGCCTGTTGAGAAGCGCATTCTCAAACACGGCGACAAGATCACCCTTGGCAAACAGGTCCTTCAATTCATCATCCTCGGCCCGGATGGGGGACCTTATGCCGGCGAGTTAATGAAAGGCTAGGAGCAAAAATCCTGCACGTCATATGAGCCATAAACTTGGGAAATATGTGGTCCTTGATGAGATTGGCCGGGGGGGTATGGCGACAGTATACCGCGCCAGGCAGGAATCTCTTGACCGGATCGTGGCCATCAAAGAGCTTAACCTTTCCAGCACAACTTCCGACATCAAGGCAAAAGAGAGGTTCCAGATGGAGGCCCGGGCAGCGGCATCACTCGACCATCCCAATATCATTACCATCCACGACTTCTGGGAAAAGGGCAGCAAGGCATATATCGCCATGGAATACGTCGAGGGCCTGGAACTGAAGGAGGCCCTTGACCATCACGGCGCTCTGGATTCTGTCCTCGCCGCCCAGGTCTGCATCCAGGTTTGTGCTGCACTAAGTTACGCACACGAACGGGGAATGATCCACAGGGATGTCAAGCCGGGCAACATCATGCTGTCGGCCCGTGGTGATGTCAAGCTGGCCGACTTCGGCATTGTCTTCATTGCGGGAACCGCTGATCTGACAACGACCGGACAGATCATCGGCACCCCGTCCTATATGTCTCCCGAACAGATCAGGGGGGAGGACCCCGGTCCGGTGTCGGACATCTTCAGCCTCGGCATTGTCCTTTACGAATGCGTTACCGGCGCCAAGCCGTTCAGCGGCCCCAACGATGTAGCCCTGACCCACGCCATCATTCGGAAACGGCCGGTCAGACCCCGGCGCCTGAACTCCCGTATTTCCAGAAGGCTGTCAGGCATTATCATGAAGTGCCTGCGAAAAAAATCCCGCCGGCGTTTTGCCACCATGGATGAACTGGCAGCCGCCCTTCAGCGCACCCTTCCGAGGAGGGCTCCCGATGCCGCCAGGGCTCTGGCCAGGCTTGTCACCGGGATACAGCGTGAGGGAGAGGCCGGCGCCACCGTCCCAATGTCGCCATCGAAGGCCATGCTCTCCGGGAGGAGTATCTTCATACCCGCAGTGGTCACGATCGTGCTGGCCGCTGTGTTTCTCCTGGCAGTTCTGTCCGGCTCCCTCAGGGAAGCAACGCATTTCGACAGCGGTGGAGCTTTGGGAACCGTTCCCCTCATGATTGTCGCCTATCCATGGGCAGAGGTCACCGTGGACGGCAGCACGCTCGGCTATACTCCATCGGCCAGACCCTTTCAGGTTTCCCCGGGACGCCACACCCTGGTCCTGACAAACACCAGGTTCGGTTCCCGAACCTTCAAACTCGACATTACCCGGGAAAAGCCCATAAGCATCAGGGTTGATTTTCTGCAGGAGAAAAAATGACTTCCGCGGAACAGGTCGTCAGATCGGTGACATTTACCCTTGTTGCAATGTTTATCCTCTCCGTATTTCCCCCGAGCCCGCATGCCGCGTCGATCCGGCATACTGTTGCGAAGGGGGAATCGCTGGCCGGGATAGCACTGCAATTTTACGGGGACAGGTCACATTTTAGGGAGATCGCTCTGTATAACGGGATCGAAAATCCCGCCTTGGTTCGGCCGTCCATGAAGATCCGGCTGCCTTTTTCAGAAATGGTCACCATGCAGCGTGGGGAAAGCATAAGCGTGCTGGCTAAAAAGGCATGGGGAAATCCCAAACTTTTCCCCATCCTCGCAGTGGCCAACGGAATTCGCAACCCACAATCGGTTTCGGCCGGGACCAGGCTGAGAATTCCTGTTATGGTCCCGTACAAACTGGGCAGAGGGGAGAGCCTCTCCACGGTAGCGAAGAACTTTTACGGCAACCCCAAAGCGTACACCAGTATCGCGCTGGCAAGCGGCATTGCCCGACCCGACCGGGTTCCAGTCGGTACGGCCCTGAGAATACCGTTGATCCTGATACGTTCTTCGGGCCGAAGGAACGCTGGAATCGCAGTTGCCCATCCCGGTTCCAAGATCGCGAAAGTTGCAGCCTCAGGGCCGAAAGAGGCCCAGAGGGCCTTCAGGAGAGGAGAGTTTGAAAAAGCCAGGGACCTGATGGAGAGCGGCCTTCCCATGCTCAGGGGAAAAGATCGGGCAAAAACCCTTCGCCTGCTGGCCTCATGTTATTATGCGTTCGGGGAAAGGAAAAAGGCCATAATGGCGCTAAGGGAATCGTATGTCCTCGATCCAGGATTCGTCCCGGACCCGGCCATGGTAAACCCGGAGATGATGGCCCTTTACGGCAAGGCCAGGAAATAAAAACGGGTCATTTCTCACGCCCGCGAGAAACATGATTAATTTACCTGTCGTCGGCTCGGCGTGTGTTGTATACCGCCCTGCCTTCCGCAACGATCGTGCTCCTGTCGCCGGCGGGATACACAATGGAATGGACGACGCTGACACGGTTGCCCATGCGGACCACATTGGACTCAACACAGATATCGCAGTTCGGGCCGGGCCTGAGAAAATCGGTTCTCATGTCAACAGTGGCGATGAGATCCCGAAGCTCGAACCGGGACCACACCGCAAGGCCGCCGCACGCGTCGATCACGGCGGAGAGGACCCCGCCGTGCAAAGCGGGCCTCCTGGCGTCACCAACCAGCTCATCCCTGAAGGGAACCGTTACCCTGGCAAACCCCTCCCTGCACTCTTCCACTTTAATGCCCAGCAGCTTGTTGAACGGGATATCTTCCTCCATGAAACGCACAAGCTCACCGCAGTCCTTCGCCATCAGGATCTCCTCTTACCCCCGGATCATTACCAGCAGCATCTTGAAGCGTTCAGGCGCATTGACCGCGTGTGGTATGTCGGCGGGCATGAGGACCGTCTGGCCGGCGGATGTCAACACCGGTTCTCCTCCGATAACCACCTCCGCCGTCCCGTCAAGAACCTGCACGATGGCGTCAAACGGCGCCGAGTGCTCACTTAATCCCTGCCCCTTATCGAAAGCAAAGAGGGTCACCGTTCCCACTTTGCTCTGGACGAGGGCTCTGCTCACGATGGAACCATCTGAATATTCCACCATCTTTTCAAGATCGACTGCCTTCGAGGGAGGAAGCCCCCCTGAAATACCTTTGATCTGCGCCATGTTTTTCTCCCTGTGAAGTTGCTTCAGTTACTTTGGACGGATTGAATAAATTCATATTGATAGAGTCGTGAAAAGCATCTTATATCTTATCACGGCGAGAGGCATTGACCCCTGTCAATAAATCCTCATACTTCCCGGCCATTGTCCGCCATGAGAGCCATTCGAGGGAAGGGGGAGCAATTTCCCTGACAGCCAGTGGGTCCAAGCACATCATATGAAGCCGGCGGGCCAGTTCGTCTATTTCCTTCTCTACGTTGTCCGGCATGGATGGATATCGGAACAATTCCGGGAAGAACTCCGCGTAGGCAAGCCGTTCCGGGACCATGGGTATACACCCCGCGGCCACGGCCTCAAGTACAGCTAATCCCTGGAAATCGTGGAGGGCGGTGGAAACTACCACATCGCTTGTCTGGAGAATCCTGCGATAATCGTCACCGTCCTTCGCAAAGCCCCATGTGGCAATATGGTCCCCCAGCCGATCTCGCGCCTCATCGAATATGGGTGGACAGTCCCTGAATCTTTGCCCCACCACGTGCACCCTGAACGGCGCCTCCAGGTCCGCGAGCCTGAAAAGGACCGCGAAGAACCGTTCCGGCGCCTTATCATGTTCCCACCGGTGATTCCACACCAGCGTCAGTGGGACCGAACGGGCCGGCTGCCGGTGCTCCACAAAACAATGACCTGGAAGGGGGACCGGGAGAATTGCAGAACGGGATGCTAAATCCTCGACAATACCGGGAGGCACGCAGTCCGGGAATCCCTTGAGAAGCCTCACCGCTCCCTCAATCATGGTGTCATGGTTGAAGGCAGAATTAAAGACCACCCGGTCAGCCGCAAGCGCTGTAAAAAGATTGGTGAGCTTGTAGTTCTGCCCTTCTTTTCTCGCCAGGCGTTCCGGATAGGCAAACTGGTTCTCGTGAAAATAGGCCACCGTGGGGATGCCCGCCAGCTCCGGCACGAGTCCCCGCAATTCAGCCAGATTCGTCATGGAGGTGGCGATAATT
This genomic interval from bacterium BMS3Abin14 contains the following:
- a CDS encoding transcriptional regulator BetI, with translation MAEKSDTKEKLIEATLELISEKGYLGASTREIANLAEVSELTLFRHFGKKEALFEEVLNSRTFLPRLIHLLEEVQGMSCREALETIGIQYVETLKERKRMVRIILSEFNTYPEKVRRVHMRFVRDMEKAVEGYLEGLRAEGKMRQLDSGTAARIFLRTLFSHFVVECIIRGRELPPMEVAGTVKDFVDIFMNGIIVQDNKE
- the yabI_2 gene encoding inner membrane protein YabI, with protein sequence MEHAANNFLTGLSQHALLVYIFIFVVAFSESFAFVGLFVPGAVFAVTAGFLAARGLFDFQALALAGAAGAVLADLASYYLARFYGSRITGGKLYVKYQPYLERGNRFIEKHGGKSVFFGRFVGFIRPVVPFLAGLLKMNSVKFTIYATVSGILWAYLYIGAGYLFGESWKVVEAWTGKLSILLLLIVIILYLARHVARLTGRKLAGAGSFLGSVVGSVAASLSENPYVSGFSSRHPSLAGFFKRRFDKNSASGILLTTGFLVTAFFFYLFIAVVEDVVFHDPLTSLDRTIFYALQGVHSRFADEFFVFITTMGSSVPVMISFLVILGILAVNRKRLEAFFFAFNFIGGVVFLMAMKYLFQRPRPEAIYQFFSETTPSFPSGHTFIATAVLGLGLYFLIRFVRTGGARTAAVFSYLLFIFLVGLSRIYLGVHWFSDVLGACFAGFVWISMVITSYEYVIKRDSPKNRGADRSRWIPVAVAVLAVLGVVGNVSYSIRKTGSIIRNVQVVPPVVRKFSGEMGKVVRKEIPPFTETILGNRAAPIQVVFSGGPKWTEGILRASGFVRKDEMRVRDLFDYLVMTLKQRIRDPLPSVLYYYRNRSQGGTWVKSGPDGTYPEMVIRLWNAQTTVNGSPVSVATVDIEKGLYRALPWLELPIPVCNVSLPDARREFRAYLEKRNVISPIPSPRSSPPTGRGKTRTGLDIESLKIMDSVVGRNILHQQYYWDGKILLVRPTGVP
- the garA_2 gene encoding glycogen accumulation regulator GarA; this translates as MNEYQSSEVETDESRACLVLEDGGRLELTGDEIVIGRMDPLEDIHPDIDLGALGGLEMGVSRRHAAIFLEDEKFSLEDLGSANGTIINRERVQAGDRVTLNEGDVIYLGRFKAVFQASHNDGGSL
- the fhaB gene encoding FHA domain-containing protein FhaB, with protein sequence MKAIGNRVARMSFVGCSAALCAALPLGLILSLSPGASLLAVLFGFIVGGALAGFLTAFDLLWTQRNGELVNRVLQAVAAGSTGGALGAWLGQVLFRLWGNRLVAGPAAGIILPLSFGTAVGWGVTGLGVGLAITLPFQSARPRWLIAAIGGTVGGAVGGLLMQFLQPLMGPVSLIFGLPVFGAAVGFGISWAERALSSLRLQILEGPGRGSEFTLGKNTLIGSEGKCTVRLTEAGVAPRHARIFRKGSGLFFEDLGSSAGSVLNERKVAGTAAGVSHGDLITIGKTLLRVNAPGLKTGMASTASLAALAGLCIMGLFPAPSAASGLNAASAGRLARITQVDTSRYPVVDLYAVLPGDLRPGSIHGLAVLEGKKETSLLEVRDLKKGSRDAPLSISIVLDTSSSMRGRKLAEAKDAVYRFSRSIPTEARINLISFNDAVHVISTGLPASLIYRNVADLSASGHTALFDGIVTGSNLIRNEAGRKVVITLTDGMANRGESSMGDAVAAAENDGVSLLFVGLGPDARRVRLGDMAARTGGRAVFTSDPSELSTLFETYAAELSREVLVRYRSTIPDAPVVPVTLRLTSGNTESILNARYLSPRASFMGTSGTSSWVLFLLGFIGPVGLLAAGRLTSYNMAKDPFLLVEGSSRATRLITRVLSNDGMTVPMSIGGKTVLVNNQPVKGTRTLRSGEALTWGDTTILFRKG
- the garA_3 gene encoding glycogen accumulation regulator GarA → MYGASPVPARFLLQLGLMPMPIDDKNDFFPTQTIPKRRGAAKPDRPAKAYMAVLTGAKAGSQYPLLNDRQTVIGRSPGCEIHIDDPDASRRHAAVQPFGNDYYLMDMGSTNGTLVNGKPVEKRILKHGDKITLGKQVLQFIILGPDGGPYAGELMKG
- the prkC_2 gene encoding serine/threonine-protein kinase PrkC translates to MSHKLGKYVVLDEIGRGGMATVYRARQESLDRIVAIKELNLSSTTSDIKAKERFQMEARAAASLDHPNIITIHDFWEKGSKAYIAMEYVEGLELKEALDHHGALDSVLAAQVCIQVCAALSYAHERGMIHRDVKPGNIMLSARGDVKLADFGIVFIAGTADLTTTGQIIGTPSYMSPEQIRGEDPGPVSDIFSLGIVLYECVTGAKPFSGPNDVALTHAIIRKRPVRPRRLNSRISRRLSGIIMKCLRKKSRRRFATMDELAAALQRTLPRRAPDAARALARLVTGIQREGEAGATVPMSPSKAMLSGRSIFIPAVVTIVLAAVFLLAVLSGSLREATHFDSGGALGTVPLMIVAYPWAEVTVDGSTLGYTPSARPFQVSPGRHTLVLTNTRFGSRTFKLDITREKPISIRVDFLQEKK
- a CDS encoding lysM domain/BON superfamily protein — protein: MTSAEQVVRSVTFTLVAMFILSVFPPSPHAASIRHTVAKGESLAGIALQFYGDRSHFREIALYNGIENPALVRPSMKIRLPFSEMVTMQRGESISVLAKKAWGNPKLFPILAVANGIRNPQSVSAGTRLRIPVMVPYKLGRGESLSTVAKNFYGNPKAYTSIALASGIARPDRVPVGTALRIPLILIRSSGRRNAGIAVAHPGSKIAKVAASGPKEAQRAFRRGEFEKARDLMESGLPMLRGKDRAKTLRLLASCYYAFGERKKAIMALRESYVLDPGFVPDPAMVNPEMMALYGKARK
- a CDS encoding cupin domain protein; translation: MAQIKGISGGLPPSKAVDLEKMVEYSDGSIVSRALVQSKVGTVTLFAFDKGQGLSEHSAPFDAIVQVLDGTAEVVIGGEPVLTSAGQTVLMPADIPHAVNAPERFKMLLVMIRG